From the genome of Gorilla gorilla gorilla isolate KB3781 chromosome 4, NHGRI_mGorGor1-v2.1_pri, whole genome shotgun sequence, one region includes:
- the CD79B gene encoding B-cell antigen receptor complex-associated protein beta chain isoform X2, producing MARLALSPVPSHWMVALLLLLSAEPVPAARSEDRYRNPKGSACSRIWQSPRFIARKRGFTVKMHCYVNSASGNVSWLWKQEMDENPQLLKLEKGRMEESQNESLATLTIQGIRFEDNGIYFCQQKCNNTSEVYQGCGTELRVMGFSTLAQLKQRNTLKDGIIMIQTLLIILFIIVPIFLLLDKDDSKAGMEEDHTYEGLDIDQTATYEDIVTLRTGEVKWSVGEHPGQE from the exons ATGGCCAGGCTGGCGTTGTCTCCTGTGCCCAGCCACTGGATGGTGgcgttgctgctgctgctctcaG CTGAGCCAGTGCCAGCAGCCAGATCAGAGGACCGGTACCGGAATCCCAAAG GTAGTGCTTGTTCGCGGATCTGGCAGAGCCCACGTTTCATAGCCAGGAAACGGGGCTTCACGGTGAAAATGCACTGCTACGTGAACAGCGCCTCCGGCAATGTGAGCTGGCTCTGGAAGCAGGAGATGGACGAGAATCCCCAGCTGCTGAAGCTGGAAAAGGGCCGCATGGAAGAGTCCCAGAACGAATCTCTCGCCACCCTCACCATCCAAGGCATCCGGTTTGAGGACAATGGCATCTACTTCTGCCAGCAGAAGTGCAACAACACCTCGGAGGTCTACCAGGGCTGCGGCACAGAGCTGCGAGTCATGG GATTCAGCACCTTGGCACAGCTGAAGCAGAGGAACACACTGAAGGATGGTATCATCATGATCCAGACGCTGCTGATCATCCTCTTCATCATCGTGCCCATCTTCCTGCTGCTGGACAAG GATGACAGCAAGGCTGGCATGGAGGAAGATCACACCTATGAG GGCCTGGACATTGACCAGACAGCCACCTACGAGGACATAGTGACGCTGCGGACAGGGGAAGTGAAGTGGTCTGTAGGTGAGCACCCAGGCCAGGAGTGA
- the CD79B gene encoding B-cell antigen receptor complex-associated protein beta chain isoform X1 has product MARLALSPVPSHWMVALLLLLSAAEPVPAARSEDRYRNPKGSACSRIWQSPRFIARKRGFTVKMHCYVNSASGNVSWLWKQEMDENPQLLKLEKGRMEESQNESLATLTIQGIRFEDNGIYFCQQKCNNTSEVYQGCGTELRVMGFSTLAQLKQRNTLKDGIIMIQTLLIILFIIVPIFLLLDKDDSKAGMEEDHTYEGLDIDQTATYEDIVTLRTGEVKWSVGEHPGQE; this is encoded by the exons ATGGCCAGGCTGGCGTTGTCTCCTGTGCCCAGCCACTGGATGGTGgcgttgctgctgctgctctcaG CAGCTGAGCCAGTGCCAGCAGCCAGATCAGAGGACCGGTACCGGAATCCCAAAG GTAGTGCTTGTTCGCGGATCTGGCAGAGCCCACGTTTCATAGCCAGGAAACGGGGCTTCACGGTGAAAATGCACTGCTACGTGAACAGCGCCTCCGGCAATGTGAGCTGGCTCTGGAAGCAGGAGATGGACGAGAATCCCCAGCTGCTGAAGCTGGAAAAGGGCCGCATGGAAGAGTCCCAGAACGAATCTCTCGCCACCCTCACCATCCAAGGCATCCGGTTTGAGGACAATGGCATCTACTTCTGCCAGCAGAAGTGCAACAACACCTCGGAGGTCTACCAGGGCTGCGGCACAGAGCTGCGAGTCATGG GATTCAGCACCTTGGCACAGCTGAAGCAGAGGAACACACTGAAGGATGGTATCATCATGATCCAGACGCTGCTGATCATCCTCTTCATCATCGTGCCCATCTTCCTGCTGCTGGACAAG GATGACAGCAAGGCTGGCATGGAGGAAGATCACACCTATGAG GGCCTGGACATTGACCAGACAGCCACCTACGAGGACATAGTGACGCTGCGGACAGGGGAAGTGAAGTGGTCTGTAGGTGAGCACCCAGGCCAGGAGTGA
- the CD79B gene encoding B-cell antigen receptor complex-associated protein beta chain isoform X3: MARLALSPVPSHWMVALLLLLSAAEPVPAARSEDRYRNPKGFSTLAQLKQRNTLKDGIIMIQTLLIILFIIVPIFLLLDKDDSKAGMEEDHTYEGLDIDQTATYEDIVTLRTGEVKWSVGEHPGQE; the protein is encoded by the exons ATGGCCAGGCTGGCGTTGTCTCCTGTGCCCAGCCACTGGATGGTGgcgttgctgctgctgctctcaG CAGCTGAGCCAGTGCCAGCAGCCAGATCAGAGGACCGGTACCGGAATCCCAAAG GATTCAGCACCTTGGCACAGCTGAAGCAGAGGAACACACTGAAGGATGGTATCATCATGATCCAGACGCTGCTGATCATCCTCTTCATCATCGTGCCCATCTTCCTGCTGCTGGACAAG GATGACAGCAAGGCTGGCATGGAGGAAGATCACACCTATGAG GGCCTGGACATTGACCAGACAGCCACCTACGAGGACATAGTGACGCTGCGGACAGGGGAAGTGAAGTGGTCTGTAGGTGAGCACCCAGGCCAGGAGTGA
- the CD79B gene encoding B-cell antigen receptor complex-associated protein beta chain isoform X4, translating into MARLALSPVPSHWMVALLLLLSAEPVPAARSEDRYRNPKGFSTLAQLKQRNTLKDGIIMIQTLLIILFIIVPIFLLLDKDDSKAGMEEDHTYEGLDIDQTATYEDIVTLRTGEVKWSVGEHPGQE; encoded by the exons ATGGCCAGGCTGGCGTTGTCTCCTGTGCCCAGCCACTGGATGGTGgcgttgctgctgctgctctcaG CTGAGCCAGTGCCAGCAGCCAGATCAGAGGACCGGTACCGGAATCCCAAAG GATTCAGCACCTTGGCACAGCTGAAGCAGAGGAACACACTGAAGGATGGTATCATCATGATCCAGACGCTGCTGATCATCCTCTTCATCATCGTGCCCATCTTCCTGCTGCTGGACAAG GATGACAGCAAGGCTGGCATGGAGGAAGATCACACCTATGAG GGCCTGGACATTGACCAGACAGCCACCTACGAGGACATAGTGACGCTGCGGACAGGGGAAGTGAAGTGGTCTGTAGGTGAGCACCCAGGCCAGGAGTGA